A single Thermosynechococcus vestitus BP-1 DNA region contains:
- a CDS encoding iron uptake porin — protein MKKTYLLASSLGLLGVVAGANIATANEPVKLENLSAAEPQNLQVSEALPAPNTVADASSTIRSVNELLANEESMGQVTSVSQLSDVRPTDWAYQALASLVEKYGCIAGYPDGTFRGNRAATRYEMAAALNACLDVISDRFATKEDLATLQKLMDEFKAELATLRGRVDKLEARTAALEATQFSTTTKLTGTAVMSVQFGGRPSSPLPSVRPNDPITGVPLPLAPGRTNPTVIAGVLLNLNTSFTGTDLLQTTLSTGNGGLDAISTYGLGSQIISTLGTGDAFTAPLPYFSPSQYYWSNFGPGVTLYRLAYSFKPTKDITITAGPQFYPSDIIDTNSWANSPASDFGSYFFINNPFIVPYAMNYLGGAGAAIQWNPKEGPFTVRALYIAAGAGTAAAGIAPPNPGGGFAGDPFQASLELEYANTFGNGRNSYAVKLQGTYSKTYGIEAQAGGVNFELNLGRLGIFGRAGVAGIPSTYFPGVSPLPFSIGPFPAAGMMAYNFMAGIGYKDLLVPGSVLAVAAGAPFINSAPAVPPINNANQVNVEAFYKFPISDNISITPIFTAIINPNNTNGAGAISGQPILQGVIRTTFTF, from the coding sequence GTGAAAAAGACTTATTTGTTAGCAAGTAGCTTAGGCCTACTGGGGGTGGTCGCAGGGGCTAATATTGCTACCGCCAATGAACCTGTCAAGCTTGAAAACCTGAGTGCTGCTGAACCGCAAAATCTCCAAGTTTCTGAGGCACTGCCTGCTCCCAACACTGTCGCAGACGCCTCTAGCACCATTCGCTCTGTTAATGAGCTTCTGGCCAACGAAGAATCCATGGGGCAGGTGACCTCCGTCTCGCAGCTTTCTGATGTCCGCCCCACCGACTGGGCCTACCAAGCCCTGGCTTCCCTGGTAGAGAAGTACGGTTGTATTGCTGGTTACCCTGATGGTACCTTCCGGGGGAATCGGGCAGCGACCCGCTATGAGATGGCAGCAGCGTTGAACGCCTGCCTCGATGTGATTAGCGATCGCTTTGCCACCAAGGAAGACCTGGCGACGCTGCAAAAGCTCATGGATGAGTTCAAGGCAGAACTCGCCACCCTGCGCGGTCGTGTGGACAAGCTCGAAGCCCGCACTGCTGCCCTCGAAGCTACTCAGTTTTCTACCACCACCAAGCTCACGGGGACAGCGGTAATGTCCGTCCAGTTTGGCGGTCGTCCCAGTTCTCCGCTTCCCTCTGTTCGTCCTAACGACCCTATCACGGGAGTTCCTTTACCTCTAGCGCCTGGGCGTACAAATCCAACAGTTATTGCTGGCGTTCTGCTCAACCTCAATACAAGCTTTACGGGCACTGACTTGCTGCAAACGACCCTTTCCACCGGTAACGGTGGCCTTGATGCCATTAGCACCTATGGCTTAGGGTCGCAAATTATCTCAACCCTTGGGACTGGCGATGCCTTTACAGCACCACTACCCTACTTTAGCCCGAGCCAGTACTACTGGTCTAATTTCGGTCCTGGTGTGACTCTGTACCGCCTAGCCTACAGTTTCAAACCCACTAAAGACATTACTATTACCGCCGGTCCTCAGTTCTATCCCAGTGACATTATCGACACCAATAGCTGGGCAAACTCCCCCGCTAGCGATTTTGGCAGCTACTTCTTTATCAACAACCCCTTCATTGTGCCCTATGCAATGAATTACCTGGGAGGTGCCGGTGCTGCCATTCAATGGAATCCTAAGGAAGGTCCCTTTACCGTGCGGGCGCTGTATATTGCGGCGGGAGCGGGTACCGCAGCCGCTGGAATTGCTCCGCCTAATCCGGGAGGTGGCTTTGCCGGTGATCCCTTCCAGGCTTCCCTTGAGCTGGAGTACGCCAACACTTTTGGCAATGGCCGTAACAGCTATGCCGTCAAGCTTCAAGGCACCTACTCCAAAACCTATGGCATTGAAGCTCAAGCGGGAGGTGTTAACTTCGAGCTCAACCTTGGTCGCCTAGGGATCTTTGGCCGTGCCGGTGTTGCGGGGATTCCCAGTACCTACTTCCCTGGGGTGTCGCCCCTACCCTTCTCTATCGGTCCTTTTCCTGCCGCTGGCATGATGGCCTACAACTTTATGGCAGGGATCGGCTATAAAGACTTGCTAGTGCCGGGTTCGGTACTGGCTGTCGCGGCGGGTGCACCATTTATTAACAGTGCTCCTGCTGTGCCTCCTATCAACAATGCCAACCAGGTGAATGTGGAGGCCTTCTATAAGTTCCCCATTAGCGACAACATCAGCATCACGCCGATCTTCACGGCGATCATCAATCCCAACAATACCAATGGTGCCGGCGCCATCTCCGGTCAGCCAATTCTGCAAGGGGTGATTCGGACGACCTTTACGTTCTAA
- the gndA gene encoding NADP-dependent phosphogluconate dehydrogenase, with product MSQQDFGVIGLAVMGENLALNVERNGFSVAVYNRTPARTEAFMAERAAGRRFKATYTLEELVASLSRPRRILAMVKAGQPVDDLIQQLKPLLEPGDILIDGGNSLYTDTERRVAEMESAGLCFFGMGVSGGEEGALNGPSLMPGGSREAYQALEPILTKIAAQVDDGPCVTYIGPGGSGHFVKMVHNGIEYGDMQLIAEAYDLLKNLLGLNHQQLHEVFKSWNETPELNSFLIEITSQIFTYIDPETHLPLVDVIVDAAGQKGTGRWTVESALEMGVAIPTITAAVNARIMSSIKAERMAAAQVLPGPAAHFSGNTEEFIGKIRDALYCSKICSYAQGMALIAKGSQELFDHQLNLSEIARIWKGGCIIRAGFLNKIKQAYSENPQLANLLLAPEFRQTILDKQAAWREVLVEATRAGIAVPAFGASLEYFDSYRRDRLPQNLTQAQRDFFGAHTYERIDKPGTFHTEWVPIQEAGKASV from the coding sequence ATGTCACAGCAAGATTTCGGCGTCATTGGCCTCGCCGTCATGGGGGAAAACCTTGCCCTCAACGTAGAGCGAAATGGATTTTCCGTGGCGGTTTATAATCGCACACCTGCCCGCACCGAAGCGTTCATGGCCGAACGAGCCGCAGGCCGTCGCTTCAAGGCCACCTATACTCTTGAGGAATTGGTTGCCTCCCTGTCACGTCCTCGCCGCATTTTGGCAATGGTCAAAGCAGGGCAACCTGTGGATGATCTGATCCAGCAGCTCAAGCCCCTCCTTGAACCCGGTGATATCCTCATTGATGGGGGCAACTCCCTCTATACCGATACGGAACGCCGCGTTGCCGAAATGGAGTCAGCAGGACTTTGCTTCTTTGGTATGGGGGTCAGCGGTGGTGAAGAAGGTGCCCTTAATGGCCCAAGTCTGATGCCGGGCGGTAGTCGTGAAGCCTACCAAGCCCTCGAACCCATTCTCACCAAAATTGCAGCACAAGTGGATGATGGCCCCTGTGTCACCTACATTGGACCGGGGGGCTCGGGGCACTTTGTTAAGATGGTGCACAACGGTATTGAGTATGGCGATATGCAACTCATTGCCGAGGCCTATGACCTCCTAAAAAACCTCCTTGGTCTCAATCACCAGCAACTCCATGAAGTCTTCAAGAGCTGGAATGAAACCCCCGAACTCAACTCATTTTTGATTGAAATTACTAGCCAGATTTTCACCTATATTGACCCAGAAACCCATCTGCCCCTGGTGGATGTCATTGTGGATGCGGCAGGTCAAAAGGGAACTGGTCGCTGGACGGTGGAAAGTGCTCTTGAGATGGGGGTGGCGATTCCAACAATTACCGCTGCCGTGAATGCTCGCATAATGTCCTCCATCAAAGCCGAACGGATGGCGGCTGCCCAAGTGCTCCCTGGTCCTGCGGCTCACTTTAGCGGCAATACCGAAGAATTCATTGGCAAAATTCGCGATGCCCTCTACTGCTCGAAAATCTGCTCCTATGCTCAAGGCATGGCCCTGATTGCCAAAGGCTCCCAAGAGCTCTTTGATCACCAACTGAACCTGAGTGAGATTGCCCGCATCTGGAAAGGGGGCTGCATTATTCGGGCTGGCTTCCTCAATAAGATCAAGCAGGCCTACAGCGAAAATCCTCAATTGGCCAATTTGCTGCTGGCGCCGGAGTTTCGCCAGACCATCCTGGATAAGCAGGCGGCGTGGCGGGAGGTTTTGGTGGAAGCGACCCGTGCAGGAATTGCTGTACCCGCCTTTGGTGCCTCCCTAGAATACTTCGATAGCTATCGGCGCGATCGCCTACCGCAGAATCTCACCCAAGCGCAGCGGGACTTCTTTGGTGCCCACACCTATGAGCGAATCGACAAACCGGGAACCTTCCATACGGAGTGGGTACCGATTCAGGAGGCGGGCAAAGCCTCTGTTTGA
- a CDS encoding protochlorophyllide reductase — translation MSDQPRPTVIITGASSGVGLYATKALANRGWHVIMACRNLEKAEQAAKNLQIPPEAYTILHLDLSSLASVRGFVESFRALNRPLRALVCNAAVYYPLLKEPIYSVDGYEITVATNHLGHFLLINLLLEDLKNSPESDKRLVILGTVTANRKELGGKIPIPAPPDLGNLEGFEKGFKKPIAMINGKPFKSGKAYKDSKLCNMLTARELHRRFHESTGIVFNSLYPGCVADTPLFRHHFPLFQKLFPLFQKKITGGYVSQELAGERVAMVVADPEFRQSGVHWSWGNRQKEGRKAFVQELSAEASDEQKARRLWELSEKLVGLA, via the coding sequence ATGAGTGATCAGCCACGCCCAACGGTCATTATTACGGGTGCATCCTCTGGAGTCGGATTGTATGCTACCAAGGCCTTAGCCAATCGGGGCTGGCACGTTATAATGGCCTGCCGCAATCTTGAAAAAGCAGAGCAAGCCGCCAAAAACTTGCAGATTCCGCCGGAGGCCTACACGATTTTGCACTTGGACTTGTCCTCCTTGGCCAGTGTGCGCGGCTTTGTTGAATCATTTCGGGCATTGAATCGCCCCTTGCGTGCCCTTGTCTGCAATGCCGCTGTCTATTATCCCCTGCTCAAGGAACCTATCTACAGTGTGGATGGCTATGAAATCACTGTGGCCACCAACCATTTGGGGCATTTTCTTTTGATCAACCTGCTGCTAGAAGACTTGAAAAATTCTCCCGAAAGCGATAAGCGCTTGGTGATTCTCGGCACAGTGACAGCCAACCGCAAAGAACTCGGCGGTAAAATTCCCATTCCTGCTCCCCCTGATTTGGGCAACCTCGAAGGCTTTGAAAAAGGCTTCAAGAAGCCGATTGCCATGATTAACGGTAAGCCCTTCAAGTCGGGCAAGGCCTACAAAGACAGCAAGCTCTGCAATATGCTGACGGCACGGGAACTGCATCGCCGCTTTCACGAGAGCACCGGAATTGTTTTTAATTCCCTTTACCCCGGTTGTGTGGCCGACACACCCCTGTTTCGCCACCACTTCCCCCTGTTTCAGAAACTCTTCCCCCTCTTCCAGAAAAAGATTACTGGGGGCTATGTCAGCCAAGAACTGGCGGGTGAGCGCGTCGCGATGGTGGTCGCAGACCCAGAGTTTCGCCAGTCGGGGGTCCACTGGAGCTGGGGTAATCGCCAAAAAGAAGGCCGCAAAGCCTTTGTCCAAGAACTATCGGCAGAGGCAAGTGATGAGCAAAAAGCCCGCCGTCTTTGGGAGCTGAGTGAAAAACTGGTGGGATTGGCCTAA
- a CDS encoding ABC transporter ATP-binding protein, protein MLAADYPALWGDQEALHPFLRLLHHSQRYQRQVGFASLYSILNKIFDLAPPVLIGIAVDLVVKRQDSLFARWGLASFEQQLLALASLSFVIWSLESLFEYAYARSWRNLAQQIQHDLRLEAYAHIQEMDLAFFEERSSGVLLSILNDDINQLERFLDGGANEVLQVTTTVVVIGGIFFYLAPNVAIWGMLPMPFILWGSVIFQRRLAPRYRDVREKAGLLNERLANNITGIQTIKSFTAEPYELERLRWDSEAYQQSNRRAIRLSAAYVPLIRFLILFGFTGTLVLGGLAAFQGRLDVGAYSTMVYLIQRLLWPLTRLGETLDQYQRAMASTQRVLNLLETPIAIGTGDRPLDPCHVQGEVRFEAVSFAYAGRAPVLKNVTLHVPAGQTIAIVGSTGSGKSTLVKLLLRFYEVQEGRILIDGVDIREYCLRDLRRAIGWVSQDVFLFHGTVFENIAYGSPGATLADVIHAAKLAEAHDFIEQLPQGYDTVVGERGQKLSGGQRQRLAIARAILKDPPILVLDEATSAVDNETEAAIQRSLAQITAHRTTIAIAHRLSTIRHANCIYVLEGGEIVEQGNHEALLAQQGVYYGLWQVQAGILAT, encoded by the coding sequence CTGCTTGCCGCCGATTATCCTGCACTTTGGGGAGACCAAGAAGCCTTGCATCCGTTTCTACGACTCCTACACCACAGCCAACGCTACCAACGCCAAGTGGGGTTTGCTTCCCTTTACTCTATCCTGAATAAAATTTTTGATCTGGCTCCCCCTGTTCTAATTGGCATTGCGGTGGATTTGGTGGTGAAGCGGCAGGATTCCCTCTTTGCCCGCTGGGGGCTAGCAAGTTTTGAGCAGCAACTCTTGGCTTTAGCGAGTCTGTCGTTTGTGATTTGGAGCTTGGAGTCGCTCTTTGAGTATGCCTATGCCCGCAGTTGGCGCAATTTAGCCCAGCAGATCCAACACGACCTGCGCCTTGAGGCCTATGCCCATATCCAAGAAATGGATTTGGCCTTTTTTGAGGAGCGCAGCAGCGGTGTTTTGCTCTCGATTCTCAACGATGACATTAACCAACTGGAGCGATTTTTGGATGGCGGTGCCAATGAAGTGTTGCAAGTTACAACCACCGTCGTTGTTATTGGTGGCATTTTCTTTTATTTGGCCCCCAATGTCGCAATCTGGGGAATGCTGCCCATGCCCTTTATTCTCTGGGGGTCGGTGATCTTTCAGCGGCGACTTGCACCTCGCTATCGGGATGTGCGGGAAAAGGCGGGACTCCTCAATGAACGCTTGGCCAACAATATTACGGGCATTCAAACGATCAAGAGCTTTACGGCTGAGCCCTACGAACTGGAGCGCCTGCGCTGGGACAGTGAAGCCTACCAACAGAGTAATCGCCGCGCCATTCGCCTCAGTGCTGCCTACGTTCCATTGATCCGCTTTCTGATTTTATTTGGTTTTACGGGAACCTTGGTGCTGGGCGGCTTGGCAGCTTTTCAGGGGCGCTTGGATGTGGGTGCCTATAGCACGATGGTCTATCTGATTCAACGCTTGCTCTGGCCGCTGACCCGTTTGGGGGAAACCCTAGATCAGTATCAGCGAGCCATGGCCTCAACGCAGCGGGTGCTGAATTTGCTGGAAACACCGATCGCGATTGGTACGGGCGATCGCCCCCTGGATCCGTGCCATGTTCAAGGGGAAGTGCGCTTTGAAGCCGTTAGCTTTGCCTATGCTGGCCGTGCCCCTGTACTGAAAAATGTGACTTTACATGTCCCTGCGGGTCAGACGATCGCCATTGTCGGCTCCACCGGATCCGGCAAAAGTACCCTTGTGAAATTGTTACTGCGATTCTATGAGGTTCAAGAGGGGCGCATCCTCATTGATGGCGTAGATATTCGCGAGTATTGCCTGCGGGATTTGCGTAGAGCCATTGGCTGGGTGAGCCAAGATGTCTTTCTCTTCCACGGCACCGTCTTTGAGAACATTGCCTATGGCAGTCCGGGGGCAACCCTTGCTGATGTCATCCACGCTGCAAAACTGGCTGAAGCCCATGATTTTATTGAGCAACTGCCCCAGGGCTATGACACGGTGGTGGGGGAACGGGGTCAAAAACTCTCTGGTGGTCAGCGGCAACGGCTGGCGATCGCCCGCGCGATTCTCAAAGACCCGCCGATTCTTGTTCTCGATGAAGCCACATCCGCTGTGGATAACGAAACCGAAGCCGCCATCCAGCGATCGCTGGCCCAGATTACCGCCCATCGCACCACGATTGCCATTGCCCACCGCCTCTCCACCATTCGCCATGCCAACTGCATCTATGTTCTTGAGGGCGGTGAAATTGTCGAGCAAGGGAACCACGAGGCACTCCTGGCTCAGCAGGGAGTCTATTACGGCCTTTGGCAAGTTCAAGCGGGAATTCTGGCGACTTAG
- the lipA gene encoding lipoyl synthase has protein sequence MALSRPLPSWLRKPLGKASEISTVQRLVRQYGIHTICEEGRCPNRGECYGQKTATFLLLGPTCTRACAFCQVEKGHAPAAVDPEEPTKIAAAVATLGLRYVVLTSVARDDLPDQGAGQFVATMAAIRQRCPGTEIEVLSPDFRMDRGRLSQRDCIAQIVAAQPACYNHNLETVRRLQGPVRRGATYESSLRVLATVKELNPDIPTKSGLMLGLGETEAEIIETLKDLRRVGCDRLTLGQYLPPSLSHLPVVKYWTPEEFNTLGNIARELGFSHVRSGPLVRSSYHAAEGG, from the coding sequence ATGGCCCTCTCCCGACCCCTGCCGTCGTGGCTGCGCAAACCCCTTGGTAAAGCCAGTGAGATCTCTACCGTTCAGCGCTTAGTGCGCCAGTATGGAATTCACACCATCTGCGAGGAGGGGCGGTGTCCCAATCGCGGGGAATGCTATGGCCAAAAAACCGCCACCTTTTTACTTTTGGGGCCCACCTGTACCCGTGCCTGTGCCTTTTGCCAAGTGGAGAAGGGTCACGCTCCCGCCGCCGTGGATCCAGAGGAGCCCACTAAAATTGCCGCCGCTGTGGCGACGTTAGGCTTGCGCTATGTGGTTTTAACCTCTGTGGCTCGCGATGACTTGCCGGATCAAGGGGCGGGTCAATTTGTAGCCACCATGGCGGCGATTCGCCAACGCTGCCCCGGCACCGAAATTGAAGTCCTCAGCCCCGACTTTCGCATGGATCGGGGTCGGCTCTCCCAACGGGACTGCATTGCCCAAATTGTGGCGGCACAGCCCGCCTGCTACAACCACAACCTGGAAACAGTACGGCGCTTACAGGGCCCTGTGCGACGGGGTGCCACCTATGAGAGCTCACTGCGCGTCTTAGCCACTGTTAAAGAACTCAATCCTGACATACCCACAAAGTCGGGACTCATGTTGGGCCTAGGGGAAACGGAAGCAGAGATCATTGAGACCTTGAAGGATCTACGCAGGGTGGGGTGCGATCGCCTGACCTTGGGACAATATCTGCCCCCTTCCTTGAGTCATTTACCAGTGGTCAAGTATTGGACCCCTGAAGAATTTAACACCTTGGGCAATATTGCACGGGAATTGGGCTTTTCCCATGTGCGATCGGGCCCCCTTGTACGCAGCTCCTACCATGCGGCTGAGGGCGGCTAA
- a CDS encoding response regulator — protein MMTSEQSSRVGGTEALQPEGLLRQLSTSGGTGCFKVVVEGQQWFLYFDRGDIIYATHTIEPGDRFERHLRQLSHSVPALDRHLRAKVRQQWEQANTPTPIYEYESLRWLLTQGLITAEQFYQLVEGLILEVLESFLYLKTGQHQLVPYVEVAIARRFDAASLIEKCKSRIQQWLSLGHKIVSPFQRPYFFSHAQVNLTPEQQQRLGSLLRGFSFRHLAVLLNQNEITLVRSLLPLIEKGAVVVREPQHPFDLLPNFDLSLWQETTPALVEDSGDSGSGFFTSQVPNRTYRIVCIDDSPTILNEMKRFLADDAFEVIALNDSVKALMEVMRLNPDLILLDVGMPNIDGYKFCKVIRNHERFKSVPIIMVTGNTGLIDRAKARFVGATDYMTKPFTQAELLKMVFQYLT, from the coding sequence ATGATGACATCTGAGCAGAGTTCTAGGGTCGGGGGAACAGAAGCACTTCAGCCCGAAGGCTTGCTGCGCCAGCTGAGCACTTCAGGGGGTACCGGTTGCTTCAAGGTGGTTGTTGAGGGGCAGCAGTGGTTTCTTTACTTTGATCGGGGGGACATTATCTATGCGACCCATACTATTGAGCCGGGCGATCGCTTTGAACGACACCTGCGGCAACTCAGCCACAGTGTTCCTGCCCTCGATCGCCACCTACGGGCCAAAGTGCGACAGCAATGGGAGCAGGCCAATACCCCCACCCCAATCTATGAATATGAGAGTCTGCGCTGGTTGCTCACCCAAGGCCTGATCACAGCAGAGCAATTTTATCAATTGGTAGAGGGGCTGATTCTCGAAGTTCTCGAGTCGTTTTTGTATCTTAAGACTGGTCAGCACCAGTTGGTGCCCTACGTTGAGGTTGCGATCGCCCGCCGCTTTGACGCTGCTTCCCTCATTGAGAAGTGTAAGTCCCGAATTCAGCAGTGGTTGAGCCTTGGTCACAAAATTGTCTCCCCCTTTCAGCGCCCTTACTTTTTTAGTCATGCCCAAGTGAATTTAACCCCTGAGCAGCAGCAGCGTTTGGGGTCTCTGTTGCGGGGCTTTAGCTTTCGGCACTTGGCGGTGCTACTGAACCAAAATGAAATTACCTTAGTGCGTAGCCTTCTGCCTTTGATTGAGAAAGGCGCTGTCGTCGTTCGAGAACCGCAACATCCCTTTGACTTACTGCCCAATTTTGATCTCAGTTTGTGGCAGGAAACCACACCCGCTCTTGTAGAGGACAGTGGCGACTCAGGGAGTGGCTTTTTTACCTCCCAGGTTCCCAATCGCACCTATCGGATTGTCTGCATTGACGATAGTCCAACGATCCTCAATGAAATGAAGCGGTTTTTGGCGGATGATGCCTTTGAGGTCATTGCCCTCAACGATTCTGTAAAGGCCCTGATGGAGGTGATGCGTCTCAATCCCGATCTGATTCTTTTGGATGTGGGGATGCCCAATATTGACGGCTATAAGTTTTGTAAAGTGATTCGCAACCATGAACGCTTTAAGTCAGTCCCCATCATTATGGTGACGGGTAACACCGGGCTCATTGACCGCGCTAAGGCTCGTTTTGTGGGGGCAACGGATTACATGACTAAGCCCTTTACCCAGGCAGAACTGTTAAAAATGGTGTTTCAGTACTTGACGTAG